A segment of the Candidatus Goldiibacteriota bacterium genome:
GGTTTTTTATATTAAGTATTTTGACGGCCTTGTAGGCCAGATGAAAGGTATATGCATACTTGAAATAGACAAAGAATTTAACATAACTTACCGCCTTGACGCCAAAGAAGGCGTGTGGCAGGGCGGCACCTGGACGCTTAAAAACGGCGTGGAAAGGCATTTTAAAGACGGCGCGGAGACTGATACCAATATTTTTAAAAGCAAAGAACTGCACGTATCCGACGCGCCGGAAGATTTTATAGTAAAAAAACAGTCCTTTGACGACACGCTTGCCATAAACATATTCAGGTTAAGAAAAATAATCAACACCTTAAAATCAAGCGGTTTTAAATATAATGAAGAAGAGGTTAACTTTCACCTTAAAATCGCGTACCCTTTTGCCACTTTTATATTATCGCTTTTAGGCATATCAATCCCCTTTATGTTTTCCACCCAGCGCTCATTTGTAAACGCCGCAATAGGGTTTGTTGTCACAATTATAGTGTCGTTTTTCTACATGGGCTTTGTCACAATAGGGCTGTCAATGGGAAAAGCATCAATCCTGTCCCCCATCCTGTCGGCATGGATATCAAACCTTGTCTTTGCGGGGTTAGGTGTAATGGCGCTGTTAAGGGTGAAAAGGTAAAGTTTCTGTAATCGTGTGTAATAACGTAGAGACGCATCATGATGCGTCTCGTTTTTGTTTTCCCGCCTTTGTACCCGCTTATCTTTCCCTGCCGCCGCAGCGGTATTTCGTTTTGGTGCATGTGTCAGCTCGCATA
Coding sequences within it:
- a CDS encoding LptF/LptG family permease is translated as MKILHKYILSEIIKAFGVILSGIVVFIMVSNLIDELPVLLTHKPSLFLLMYYYILRVPFLASQAIPFAMLLSILFVFSQLSRNNELTAMKSAGIDFRNIAMPVLVLAFLVSAAAMVTNETLVSKSYENAAYIKDVKIEKKNISSMQVSRDLAKLASDGKVFYIKYFDGLVGQMKGICILEIDKEFNITYRLDAKEGVWQGGTWTLKNGVERHFKDGAETDTNIFKSKELHVSDAPEDFIVKKQSFDDTLAINIFRLRKIINTLKSSGFKYNEEEVNFHLKIAYPFATFILSLLGISIPFMFSTQRSFVNAAIGFVVTIIVSFFYMGFVTIGLSMGKASILSPILSAWISNLVFAGLGVMALLRVKR